The Candidatus Neomarinimicrobiota bacterium genome includes a region encoding these proteins:
- the tmk gene encoding dTMP kinase yields MKTSRPLFISFEGIDGSGKSTQCKMLYHELLDRGYSVHLFREPGGTRISEKIRDILLDKENIEMSPITEMLLYFSSRSQLIAEKVMPALNRGEIVLLDRFVDSTIAYQGYGRDLSLTSIQKVADVAIGEVEPNLTILVDTPLETAEDRMDDRELDRLEAENVEFKQRTRNGYLKLASEESHRFLVLDGRNSIEDIKHTIINRVDHLLNN; encoded by the coding sequence ATGAAAACTTCACGTCCTTTGTTCATCAGCTTTGAAGGAATCGATGGGTCTGGAAAATCGACCCAGTGTAAGATGCTGTACCATGAACTCCTGGATAGAGGCTACTCTGTTCACCTTTTCAGGGAGCCAGGCGGTACCAGGATATCTGAAAAGATAAGAGATATTCTATTGGACAAAGAAAATATTGAAATGAGTCCCATCACCGAGATGCTGCTCTACTTTTCCAGTAGAAGTCAATTGATCGCTGAAAAGGTCATGCCAGCCCTTAACAGAGGTGAGATTGTTCTGCTTGATCGGTTTGTGGATAGTACCATTGCCTATCAGGGATATGGGCGAGATCTTTCGTTAACCAGTATTCAAAAGGTTGCTGATGTGGCGATTGGAGAGGTCGAGCCGAATCTCACTATTCTGGTGGACACCCCACTTGAAACCGCTGAAGACCGCATGGATGATCGAGAACTGGATCGCCTGGAAGCTGAAAATGTAGAGTTCAAACAGCGTACTCGAAATGGTTATCTAAAACTTGCCAGCGAAGAATCCCATCGTTTTCTAGTTCTGGATGGCCGCAATAGTATAGAAGATATCAAGCATACCATTATAAACAGGGTTGATCACCTCCTGAACAATTAG